Proteins encoded within one genomic window of Triticum aestivum cultivar Chinese Spring chromosome 2D, IWGSC CS RefSeq v2.1, whole genome shotgun sequence:
- the LOC123055089 gene encoding uncharacterized protein, with amino-acid sequence MKKLYQGKGRRVHPAPAPGPHAADAALAMLPATLLALVAALTAEEQEVLAYLLSGGAGGAAGGRRRRLNGPHQPEMGCGCFGCYKSFWARWDASPNRHLIHRIIDAVEEGSGGGGEGAAKGAGGPGGATRRGHRRRRRGRGGPCAIDAAAEEHGAAEVHVGVPDDHLQGCCASDGGEDGDYEGDEDDGADSLYDGEEALTDDSDCAGANSSAEKSAVGKLVRFIGEKVWAAWT; translated from the coding sequence ATGAAGAAGCTGTACCAGGGGAAGGGCCGGCGGGTGCACCCGGCGCCGGCGCCGGGTCCCCACGCGGCTGATGCAGCCCTTGCCATGCTGCCGGCCACCCTGCTGGCGCTCGTGGCCGCGCTCACCGCCGAGGAGCAGGAGGTGCTGGCCTACCTGCTGTCCGGCGGGGCCGGCGGCGCTGCCGGGGGCCGGCGCAGGCGGCTCAACGGGCCGCACCAGCCGGAGATGGGCTGCGGCTGCTTCGGCTGCTACAAGAGCTTCTGGGCCCGCTGGGACGCCTCCCCCAACCGCCACCTCATCCACCGCATCATCGACGCCGTCGAGGAGGGCTCCGGCGGAGGGGGCGAGGGAGCAGCCAAAGGAGCCGGAGGACCAGGGGgtgccacgcgccgcggccaccgccgccggcgccgtggccgcggcggGCCGTGCGCCATCGACGCCGCCGCCGAGGAGCACGGCGCCGCGGAGGTCCACGTCGGCGTCCCGGACGACCACCTGCAAGGCTGCTGCGCGTCggacggcggcgaggacggcgactaCGAGGGCGACGAGGACGACGGCGCGGACAGCCTCTACGACGGCGAGGAGGCCCTGACGGACGACAGCGACTGCGCCGGCGCCAACAGCTCCGCCGAGAAGAGCGCCGTCGGCAAGCTGGTGCGCTTCATCGGCGAGAAGGTGTGGGCCGCCTGGACCTGA